Proteins from a single region of Argopecten irradians isolate NY chromosome 7, Ai_NY, whole genome shotgun sequence:
- the LOC138326801 gene encoding uncharacterized protein: MNTDEDQENLQKDLNNLQKWSDDWLLKFHPNKCMVLQVKGSPNNRTYRLANQTGDVVLEKITNEKDLGVTVDTNLDFRTHIQNSISKANSVLGIIKRAFTFLDEPMFKQLFKALVRPHLEYAASAWSPYKLMDIQTLENVQRRATKLLPGLKDLTYEERLAKLKLPTIKHRRFRGDLINVFKIVKKKFDEKVTSELFVFDKNERTRGHKLKLYKQRCCTELRSSG, from the coding sequence ATGAACACGGACGAGGATCAGGAAAACTTGCAAAAAGATTTAAATAATCTCCAAAAATGGTCAGATGATTGGCTACTAAAGTTTCATCCGAACAAATGTATGGTACTTCAGGTCAAGGGATCACCTAACAATAGAACATATCGACTCGCAAACCAAACTGGGGACGTGGTTCTGGAGAAAATCACCAACGAGAAAGATTTAGGAGTCACTGTGGACACTAATTTGGACTTCCGAACTCACATCCAAAATTCAATAAGCAAAGCTAATTCTGTACTCGGAATCATAAAAAGAGCATTCACCTTTTTGGATGAACCGATGTTCAAGCAATTATTCAAGGCGCTCGTGAGACCGCATCTCGAGTATGCGGCCAGTGCATGGAGCCCATACAAACTTATGGATATTCAGACGCTGGAGAATGTACAAAGAAGAGCTACAAAACTTCTACCCGGACTTAAGGATCTCACATACGAAGAGCGCTTAGCTAAACTGAAATTACCAACAATTAAACATCGGAGGTTTCGAGGTGATCTAATAAACGTTTTCAAAATAGTAAAGAAAAAGTTTGATGAAAAAGTCACTTCCGAGCTGTTTGTGTTTGATAAAAACGAAAGAACTCGTGGGCATAaattgaagttgtataaacaaCGTTGCTGTACTGAACTGAGGAGTAGTGGATAG